In Microbacterium maritypicum, the following are encoded in one genomic region:
- the ribH gene encoding 6,7-dimethyl-8-ribityllumazine synthase, translated as MSGAGAPETGDIDGRGLNVVIVAGTWHETISNGLIAGAERVLNEAQATHRLVRVPGSFELALAAQAAFAGGADAVVALGVIIRGGTPHFEYVSAATTDGLTRVALDAGKPVGFGVLTLDDEQQGLDRAGLEGSKEDKGAEAADAALRTALVVRDLRG; from the coding sequence ATGAGCGGCGCAGGAGCACCCGAGACGGGCGACATCGATGGACGCGGTCTGAACGTCGTGATCGTCGCCGGCACCTGGCATGAGACGATCTCGAACGGCCTGATCGCCGGCGCGGAGCGCGTGCTGAATGAGGCGCAGGCCACACACCGCCTCGTACGGGTGCCCGGCTCGTTCGAGCTCGCTCTCGCTGCACAGGCCGCATTCGCCGGCGGCGCCGATGCGGTCGTCGCGCTCGGCGTCATCATCCGGGGTGGCACCCCGCACTTCGAGTACGTGTCGGCAGCGACCACCGACGGGCTCACCCGCGTCGCGCTCGATGCCGGCAAGCCGGTCGGGTTCGGCGTGCTGACCCTCGACGACGAGCAGCAGGGGCTCGACCGCGCGGGCCTGGAAGGCTCCAAGGAAGACAAGGGCGCCGAGGCGGCGGACGCGGCACTGCGCACCGCCCTCGTCGTCCGGGACCTGCGCGGCTGA
- a CDS encoding beta-galactosidase family protein: protein MTTFSLGDTDFLRDGQPHQVISGAIHYFRVHPDLWQDRIRKARLMGLNTIETYVAWNAHAPRRGEWDTTGWNDLGRFLDLVHAEGLDAIVRPGPYICAEWHNGGLPVWLTGSMENLRSSAPDFLVEVSAYLRRVYDIVAPRQIDRGGPVVLVQIENEYGAYGADKAYLEALVAVTRDAGITVPLTTVDQPVDQMLSDGSLPELHKTGSFGSRSAERLATLRRHQPTGPLMCSEFWDGWFDWWGGVHHTTDVTAAAADLDALLAAGASVNIYMFHGGTNFGLTNGANDKGRYLPLVTSYDYDAPLDEAGTPTEKFFAFREVIAKYAPVPEEVPAFASAAPALEVSLSPVGAWTDAAGSGAVAAQPQSFDALGHLSALVRYDVDLPDGKGGQLLIDEVRDLAWVSVDGVAVGTLSRTRHDRAIRIPAGRTLSILVEDQGRVNYDHRLGEEKGLIGAVTLDGTVVTGWRSTPLDVAAIAAELASAQPTDAAGDGPLAWTAEFTVDTATDLFLDTAPWSKGYAFVNGFFLGRYWRNGPQRTLYVPAPATRTGGNRLVVLELEQILAPVARFVEAPALGVTEE, encoded by the coding sequence GTGACCACGTTCTCTCTCGGCGACACCGACTTCCTCCGCGACGGTCAGCCGCATCAGGTGATCTCCGGCGCCATCCACTACTTCCGGGTGCACCCGGACCTGTGGCAGGACCGCATCCGCAAGGCACGGCTGATGGGCCTGAACACGATCGAGACGTATGTCGCCTGGAACGCGCACGCCCCGCGGCGCGGTGAGTGGGACACGACCGGGTGGAACGATCTCGGACGCTTCCTCGACCTCGTTCATGCCGAGGGTCTGGATGCGATCGTGCGCCCGGGTCCCTACATCTGCGCCGAGTGGCACAACGGCGGTCTGCCGGTGTGGCTGACCGGGAGCATGGAGAACCTGCGATCGTCGGCTCCCGACTTCCTCGTCGAGGTGAGCGCCTACCTGCGACGCGTGTACGACATCGTCGCGCCGCGCCAGATCGACCGGGGCGGACCCGTCGTGCTCGTGCAGATCGAGAACGAATACGGCGCCTACGGAGCGGACAAGGCCTACCTCGAGGCACTGGTCGCCGTCACGCGGGACGCCGGCATCACGGTGCCGCTGACGACCGTGGATCAACCCGTGGATCAGATGCTGAGCGACGGCAGCCTCCCCGAGCTGCACAAGACCGGCTCCTTCGGATCCCGCAGCGCGGAACGCCTCGCGACTCTGCGCCGGCACCAGCCGACGGGACCCCTGATGTGCTCGGAGTTCTGGGACGGCTGGTTCGACTGGTGGGGCGGAGTGCATCACACGACCGACGTCACCGCTGCCGCAGCCGACCTCGACGCCCTGCTCGCCGCCGGAGCATCGGTCAACATCTACATGTTCCACGGCGGCACGAACTTCGGGCTCACCAACGGCGCGAACGACAAAGGTCGCTACCTGCCGCTCGTGACCTCCTACGACTACGACGCGCCGCTCGACGAGGCCGGCACCCCCACGGAGAAGTTCTTCGCCTTCCGAGAGGTGATCGCGAAGTACGCCCCGGTGCCGGAAGAGGTGCCAGCCTTCGCGAGCGCGGCACCGGCGCTCGAAGTCTCCCTCTCCCCCGTCGGGGCGTGGACGGATGCTGCCGGATCCGGTGCGGTCGCCGCACAGCCGCAGAGCTTCGACGCCCTCGGGCATCTGAGCGCGCTGGTGCGATACGACGTCGACCTCCCGGACGGGAAGGGCGGCCAGTTGCTCATCGACGAGGTGCGCGACCTCGCCTGGGTGAGCGTCGATGGCGTCGCCGTCGGCACGCTCTCCCGCACGCGGCATGACCGTGCGATCCGCATTCCGGCCGGCCGCACCCTCAGCATCCTGGTCGAGGACCAGGGCCGGGTGAACTACGACCACCGGCTCGGCGAGGAGAAGGGGCTGATCGGCGCGGTCACTCTCGACGGCACAGTCGTGACCGGGTGGCGCTCGACACCGCTCGACGTCGCCGCCATCGCCGCCGAGCTCGCCTCGGCACAGCCGACGGATGCTGCGGGAGACGGCCCGCTCGCGTGGACCGCCGAGTTCACAGTGGACACCGCGACCGACCTGTTCCTCGACACCGCACCGTGGAGCAAGGGATACGCGTTCGTCAACGGCTTCTTCCTCGGCCGCTACTGGCGCAACGGGCCGCAGCGCACGCTCTACGTGCCCGCACCGGCGACACGCACCGGCGGCAACCGGCTCGTCGTGCTCGAGCTCGAGCAGATCCTGGCACCCGTCGCCCGCTTCGTCGAGGCACCGGCGCTCGGCGTCACGGAGGAGTGA
- a CDS encoding sugar ABC transporter substrate-binding protein — translation MKHLPSPTRRALAVLAAGSVAALALAGCSTGSDAGSGSGSDAGSGSFDSVEAALEKGGEITYWSWTPSAEAQVEAFQKEYPNVKVNLVNAGTNNEEYTKLQNAIKAGSGAPDVVQIEYYAFPQFALTDAFADLSKYGFADFEDDYTASTWNSVTSGDAIYGLPQDSGPMALFYNKTVFDAAGVEVPTTWDEYYEAAKKIHAANPDAYITNDTGDAGFATSMIWQAGGKPFETSGTDVTIDLQDEGSKKWTENWNRLVEDDLVAPYGSWSDEWFRGLGDGSLATLVIGAWMPGNLITGAPDGAGDWRVAPMPTYDGTPASAENGGGGQAVTTQSKNPELAAGFLWWLNNSEESISIFLESGGFPSTTAELSSEEFLADAPEYFGGQKINEVLAAAADDVVEDWSYLPYQVYANSIFGDTVGQSYQNGTDLNEGLTAWQDALVEYGNAQGFTVNK, via the coding sequence ATGAAGCACCTTCCCTCACCGACACGGCGCGCCCTCGCGGTGCTCGCCGCAGGATCCGTGGCAGCACTGGCGCTGGCCGGCTGCAGCACCGGCAGCGACGCCGGCAGCGGCTCCGGCTCCGACGCCGGATCCGGCTCCTTCGACTCCGTCGAGGCCGCGCTCGAGAAGGGCGGCGAGATCACGTACTGGTCGTGGACGCCGTCTGCCGAGGCGCAGGTCGAGGCGTTCCAGAAGGAATACCCGAACGTCAAGGTCAACCTCGTCAACGCCGGCACCAACAACGAGGAGTACACGAAGCTGCAGAACGCGATCAAGGCAGGCTCCGGCGCGCCCGACGTCGTGCAGATCGAGTACTACGCGTTCCCGCAGTTCGCACTGACCGACGCCTTCGCCGATCTGTCGAAGTACGGCTTCGCCGACTTCGAGGACGACTACACCGCATCCACCTGGAACTCGGTCACCAGCGGCGACGCCATCTACGGCCTGCCGCAGGACTCCGGCCCCATGGCGCTGTTCTACAACAAGACCGTGTTCGACGCCGCGGGCGTCGAAGTGCCGACCACGTGGGACGAGTACTACGAGGCGGCGAAGAAGATCCACGCCGCGAACCCCGACGCCTACATCACCAACGACACCGGCGACGCCGGCTTCGCGACCTCCATGATCTGGCAGGCCGGAGGCAAGCCGTTCGAGACCTCGGGCACCGATGTCACGATCGACCTGCAGGACGAAGGGTCGAAGAAGTGGACCGAGAACTGGAACCGCCTCGTCGAAGACGACCTCGTCGCGCCCTACGGCAGCTGGAGCGACGAGTGGTTCCGCGGCCTCGGTGACGGCAGCCTCGCCACCCTCGTGATCGGCGCCTGGATGCCCGGCAACCTCATCACCGGCGCCCCCGACGGCGCAGGCGACTGGCGCGTCGCGCCGATGCCGACCTACGACGGCACTCCGGCGAGCGCCGAGAACGGCGGTGGCGGTCAGGCCGTCACGACGCAGAGCAAGAACCCGGAGTTGGCGGCCGGCTTCCTGTGGTGGCTGAACAACTCGGAGGAAAGCATCTCGATCTTCCTCGAGTCCGGCGGCTTCCCGTCGACGACCGCCGAGCTCTCCAGCGAAGAGTTCCTCGCCGATGCTCCGGAGTACTTCGGTGGCCAGAAGATCAACGAGGTCCTCGCGGCCGCAGCCGACGACGTGGTCGAGGACTGGAGCTACCTGCCCTACCAGGTGTACGCGAACAGCATCTTCGGCGACACCGTGGGCCAGTCGTACCAGAACGGCACCGACCTGAACGAGGGCCTGACGGCCTGGCAGGACGCGCTGGTCGAGTACGGCAACGCGCAGGGCTTCACCGTCAACAAGTAA
- a CDS encoding carbohydrate ABC transporter permease — MALPLARPSRRRHDPLNPRKSNTLLIVMIVYALYTLVPLVWLLFSSTKTQAGLFSSFGLWFSDDFAFFDNLVATFSYRDGIFLRWLGNTLLYVVVGAGGATLLATLAGYGLAKFRFPGRRAVFAVVLGAVAVPGTALAVPTFLLFSELGLTNTPWAVIIPSLISPFGLYLIWVFASESVPTELLEAARIDGAGEFRTFFTISMRLLAPGIVTVALFTVVATWNNYFLPLIMLSDPAWYPLTVGLNQWSAQAIGAGSQPIYNLVIMGSLLTIIPIVIAFLLLQRFWQSGLTAGSVKQ; from the coding sequence ATGGCACTCCCCCTCGCCCGCCCCTCTCGCCGACGTCACGATCCGCTGAACCCGCGCAAGTCCAACACGCTGCTGATCGTCATGATCGTCTACGCGCTGTACACGCTCGTGCCCCTGGTCTGGCTGCTGTTCAGCTCGACGAAGACGCAGGCGGGACTCTTCAGCTCCTTCGGGCTCTGGTTCTCGGACGACTTCGCGTTCTTCGACAACCTCGTCGCCACGTTCTCCTACCGCGACGGCATCTTCCTGCGCTGGCTCGGCAACACGCTCCTGTACGTCGTGGTCGGCGCGGGCGGCGCGACTCTGCTCGCCACACTGGCCGGCTACGGCCTCGCGAAGTTCCGCTTCCCGGGTCGGCGCGCGGTCTTCGCCGTCGTCCTCGGAGCAGTCGCCGTTCCCGGTACGGCACTCGCCGTCCCGACGTTCCTGCTGTTCAGCGAGTTGGGCCTGACCAACACCCCCTGGGCCGTGATCATCCCGTCTCTCATCAGCCCCTTCGGGCTGTACCTGATCTGGGTCTTCGCCTCCGAGTCCGTGCCGACCGAGCTGCTGGAGGCCGCGCGCATCGACGGCGCCGGAGAGTTCCGCACGTTCTTCACGATCTCAATGCGCCTGCTCGCGCCGGGCATCGTGACGGTCGCGCTGTTCACGGTCGTGGCGACCTGGAACAACTACTTCCTCCCGCTGATCATGCTGTCGGATCCCGCCTGGTATCCGCTCACGGTCGGTCTGAACCAGTGGAGCGCCCAGGCCATCGGCGCCGGCTCCCAGCCGATCTACAACCTCGTGATCATGGGCTCGCTGCTCACGATCATCCCGATCGTCATCGCCTTCCTGCTGCTGCAGCGCTTCTGGCAGTCAGGTCTCACCGCGGGAAGCGTCAAGCAGTAG
- the ribA gene encoding GTP cyclohydrolase II encodes MSLSTIAEALEALRAGRPVLVADDENRENEGDVILSAELATPEWVAWTVRWSSGFICAPMPTDLADHLNLPPMVAASEDARSTAYTVSVDAAEGVTTGISAHDRAHTLNVLANPGSTATSIIRPGHVLPLRAVDGGVRERSGHTEAAVELMKLAGLRPVGAIAEVVAEDGSMMRLPGLIDLGARDGVPVITIEQLIAHLNEIDPEGATPSAHRGRRVSLRADATVPTTHGVFRFLAYKDRVTGTDHIAVVSGELGETALVRVHSECLTGEAFGSLKCECGPQLDSALDAIEKQGGVVIYMRGHEGRGIGLINKLRAYSLQEEGLDTVDANLALGLPADARDYAAAAGILADLGVSKVRLLTNNTDKVEQLRELGLDVIEQVPLIVGVGPNNHQYLETKRDRMGHIIGEAELAEALAHGKDEK; translated from the coding sequence ATGAGCCTTTCCACCATCGCCGAGGCCCTGGAGGCGCTGCGCGCCGGGCGCCCCGTGCTCGTCGCTGACGACGAGAATCGCGAGAACGAGGGCGACGTGATCCTGTCGGCCGAGCTGGCCACGCCCGAGTGGGTGGCCTGGACGGTGCGCTGGTCGTCCGGCTTCATCTGCGCGCCGATGCCGACCGACCTCGCCGACCACCTGAACCTGCCGCCGATGGTGGCCGCCAGCGAAGACGCCCGCTCCACCGCCTACACGGTGAGTGTGGACGCGGCCGAGGGCGTCACCACCGGCATCAGCGCCCACGACCGCGCGCACACGCTGAACGTGCTGGCGAACCCGGGATCGACGGCGACCAGCATCATCCGTCCGGGCCACGTCCTGCCGCTGCGCGCCGTCGACGGAGGCGTGCGTGAGCGCAGCGGTCATACCGAGGCCGCCGTCGAGCTGATGAAGCTCGCGGGCCTGCGACCGGTCGGTGCGATCGCCGAGGTGGTCGCCGAAGACGGCAGCATGATGCGTCTCCCCGGCCTGATCGACCTCGGAGCGCGCGACGGCGTGCCGGTCATCACGATCGAGCAGCTCATCGCGCACCTCAACGAGATCGATCCCGAAGGCGCCACGCCCTCGGCGCATCGCGGGCGCCGCGTGAGCCTGCGGGCCGACGCCACGGTGCCGACGACCCACGGGGTCTTCCGGTTCCTCGCCTACAAGGACCGGGTGACGGGGACCGACCACATCGCCGTCGTCTCGGGCGAGCTCGGCGAGACGGCCCTCGTGCGCGTGCACTCGGAGTGCCTGACCGGCGAGGCGTTCGGCTCGCTGAAGTGCGAGTGCGGACCGCAACTGGATTCGGCGCTCGACGCGATCGAGAAGCAGGGCGGCGTCGTCATCTACATGCGCGGGCACGAGGGACGCGGCATCGGCCTCATCAACAAGCTGCGGGCATACAGCCTGCAGGAGGAGGGCCTCGACACGGTCGACGCGAACCTCGCCCTCGGCCTGCCCGCCGACGCGCGCGACTATGCCGCAGCAGCGGGCATCCTCGCCGATCTCGGCGTATCGAAGGTGCGGCTGCTGACGAACAACACCGACAAGGTGGAGCAGCTGCGCGAACTGGGACTCGACGTCATCGAACAGGTCCCCCTGATCGTGGGCGTCGGACCGAACAACCACCAGTACCTGGAGACCAAGCGTGACCGGATGGGTCACATCATCGGCGAAGCGGAACTCGCAGAGGCGCTCGCCCACGGGAAGGACGAGAAATGA
- a CDS encoding carbohydrate ABC transporter permease, with amino-acid sequence MTTETPAALGASGLRRRDKRDWKGWAFVGPFMVVFALVFLTPLAYALYLSFFQEKLIGGNAFVGLDNYVRALTDPQFWEAFGRVLIFLVVQVPIMLVLALGAALAIDSARLRGASFFRILIFLPYAVPAVVAVLMWGYIYGDQFGLTSNINDFLGVDAITPFAKEWMLVSIGNIVTWEFVGYNMLIFYSSLKTIPTDMYEAASLDGAGAWRTIFSIKIPSVRGALVIATIFSIIGSFQLFNEPNILRPLAPNVITTFFTPNMYAYNLSFAGQQFNYAATIAIIMGIITAVIAYVVQLRGSKSEVR; translated from the coding sequence ATGACGACTGAAACCCCCGCAGCCCTGGGCGCCTCCGGCCTCCGGCGCCGCGACAAGCGCGACTGGAAGGGCTGGGCCTTCGTCGGCCCGTTCATGGTCGTCTTCGCCCTGGTGTTCCTGACACCGCTCGCCTACGCGCTGTACCTGAGCTTCTTCCAGGAGAAGCTCATCGGAGGCAACGCCTTCGTCGGCCTGGACAACTACGTCCGCGCGCTCACCGACCCGCAGTTCTGGGAGGCGTTCGGCCGCGTGCTGATCTTCCTCGTCGTGCAGGTGCCGATCATGCTGGTCCTCGCCCTCGGCGCCGCCCTCGCCATCGACAGCGCACGTCTGCGCGGAGCATCGTTCTTCCGCATCCTGATCTTCCTGCCCTACGCCGTGCCCGCCGTCGTCGCGGTGCTGATGTGGGGCTACATCTACGGCGACCAGTTCGGACTCACGAGCAACATCAACGACTTCCTCGGAGTCGATGCGATCACGCCGTTCGCCAAGGAGTGGATGCTGGTCTCGATCGGCAACATCGTCACGTGGGAGTTCGTCGGCTACAACATGCTGATCTTCTACTCGTCACTCAAGACAATCCCGACCGACATGTACGAGGCCGCCTCCCTCGACGGAGCGGGGGCATGGCGCACGATCTTCTCGATCAAGATCCCCTCCGTGCGCGGCGCGCTCGTGATCGCGACGATCTTCTCGATCATCGGCAGCTTCCAGCTCTTCAACGAGCCGAACATCCTGCGGCCCCTGGCTCCGAACGTGATCACCACGTTCTTCACGCCGAACATGTACGCCTACAACCTGTCGTTCGCCGGACAGCAGTTCAACTACGCCGCCACGATCGCCATCATCATGGGCATCATCACCGCGGTCATCGCCTACGTCGTGCAGCTGCGCGGCTCGAAGTCGGAGGTGCGCTGA
- the ribD gene encoding bifunctional diaminohydroxyphosphoribosylaminopyrimidine deaminase/5-amino-6-(5-phosphoribosylamino)uracil reductase RibD produces MAVNAAERSAMDRALQLATRGPRGANPQVGAVILSPDGTVLAEGWHQGAGTPHAEVDALSKLAPGDARGATAVVTLEPCNHTGRTGPCAVALIEAGVARVVYALDDPGAESGGGAERLRAAGVDVDSGEQADAAHALIDGWLTAQRLGRPHITVKWAQSLDGRAAAADGSSQWITGPAARADVHHRRAEADAIVVGTGTVLADDPALTARDGDALLSHQPVPVVIGSRPTPTDAAVHRHPHSPLFYDTHDLHAVTADLHARGIQRVFVEGGPTLASAFIQAGLADRVLAYIAPVLLGGDKLALGDIGVASIDHARRLTIDEWVPLGPDLLAVARPAAPTDPQNQNEGAA; encoded by the coding sequence ATGGCAGTGAACGCGGCAGAGCGCAGCGCGATGGATCGCGCGCTCCAGCTCGCCACGCGCGGACCGCGCGGGGCGAACCCGCAGGTCGGCGCGGTCATCCTCTCCCCCGATGGCACGGTCCTCGCCGAGGGCTGGCATCAGGGAGCCGGGACACCGCACGCCGAGGTCGATGCGCTCTCGAAGCTCGCGCCCGGCGACGCCCGCGGCGCCACTGCCGTCGTGACGCTCGAGCCCTGCAACCACACCGGCCGTACCGGGCCCTGCGCCGTCGCCCTCATCGAGGCGGGCGTGGCCAGAGTCGTGTACGCCCTCGACGATCCCGGCGCCGAATCGGGAGGCGGAGCGGAGCGCCTGCGCGCCGCCGGCGTCGACGTCGACTCGGGTGAGCAGGCGGATGCCGCGCATGCCCTGATCGACGGCTGGCTGACGGCACAGCGCCTGGGACGCCCGCACATCACGGTCAAGTGGGCGCAGAGCCTCGACGGTCGCGCCGCTGCCGCCGACGGCTCGAGCCAGTGGATCACGGGACCGGCCGCTCGGGCCGACGTGCACCACCGCCGCGCGGAGGCCGACGCGATCGTCGTCGGCACCGGCACCGTGCTCGCCGACGACCCTGCTCTCACCGCCCGCGACGGCGACGCTCTGCTGTCGCACCAGCCCGTCCCGGTCGTCATCGGTTCGCGCCCGACGCCGACGGACGCCGCCGTGCACCGTCATCCGCACTCCCCGCTCTTCTACGACACCCACGATCTGCACGCGGTGACCGCCGATCTGCACGCGCGTGGCATCCAGCGCGTCTTCGTCGAGGGTGGGCCGACCCTGGCCAGCGCCTTCATCCAGGCGGGCCTGGCCGACCGGGTGCTCGCCTACATCGCGCCGGTGCTGCTCGGCGGCGACAAGCTCGCCCTCGGCGACATCGGCGTCGCATCGATCGACCATGCGCGCCGCCTCACGATCGACGAATGGGTCCCCCTCGGACCCGATCTGCTCGCCGTCGCACGCCCCGCAGCACCGACAGACCCTCAGAACCAGAACGAAGGAGCCGCCTGA
- a CDS encoding riboflavin synthase has translation MFTGIIEEMGEITAIAPAGDGWRLTVRAPRAAADAVHGESIAVSGVCLTVVGSTADTFDTDVMKQTLDVAAIGSATVGTRVNIEKAMPVGARLGGHIVQGHVDGVGDVLEVRPGAQWSVLRISLPTDLAPLVVDKGSISVDGTSLTVSAVSEPADPSPWFEVSLIPETLAATTLGSRAVGDRVNLETDILARHVERLLAFRAAPEGGSR, from the coding sequence ATGTTCACCGGAATCATCGAGGAGATGGGCGAGATCACCGCGATCGCGCCCGCGGGCGACGGCTGGCGCCTGACCGTGCGCGCCCCCCGCGCGGCAGCGGATGCCGTGCACGGCGAGTCCATCGCCGTCTCGGGCGTGTGCCTCACGGTCGTCGGCTCGACTGCCGACACCTTCGACACCGACGTGATGAAGCAGACGCTCGACGTCGCCGCGATCGGCTCGGCGACGGTCGGCACCCGCGTCAACATCGAGAAGGCCATGCCTGTCGGTGCACGACTGGGCGGACACATCGTGCAGGGACATGTCGACGGAGTCGGCGACGTACTCGAGGTGCGACCCGGTGCCCAGTGGAGCGTGCTGCGCATCAGCCTGCCGACTGACCTCGCCCCGCTCGTGGTCGACAAGGGCTCCATCTCCGTCGACGGAACGTCACTGACCGTGAGTGCCGTCAGCGAGCCCGCCGACCCCTCCCCGTGGTTCGAGGTCTCGCTGATCCCGGAGACCCTCGCCGCGACCACCCTCGGCAGCCGCGCCGTCGGCGACCGTGTGAACCTCGAGACCGACATCCTCGCCCGTCACGTCGAGCGCCTGCTCGCGTTCCGCGCCGCACCGGAAGGAGGCTCGCGATGA
- a CDS encoding Fpg/Nei family DNA glycosylase has protein sequence MPEMPEVQGLTTFLADRAVGRTITRTSVAAIAALKTYDPPITALQGATITAAARLGKFVVLSCGDELHLVFHLAKAGWLRWYETLPTTLIKPGKSPIALRIALDDDSGFDLTEAGTKKSLAVYVVRDPQEVPGIERLGPDPLDSAFDRDAFAALLEDRRMQIKGLLRDQAVIAGIGNAYSDEILHAARMSPYAIAGKLDDAEIDRLFDAMRETLTEAVAEASGKPPADLKDAKRRGMQVHARRGETCPVCGDTVRSVFFADRSLEYCPTCQTGGKVLADRRLSRLLK, from the coding sequence ATGCCGGAGATGCCGGAAGTCCAGGGCCTGACCACGTTCCTCGCCGACCGCGCCGTGGGGCGCACGATCACCCGCACCAGCGTCGCGGCGATCGCCGCGTTGAAGACCTACGATCCGCCGATCACCGCGTTGCAGGGCGCCACGATCACGGCGGCCGCCCGGCTCGGCAAGTTCGTCGTGCTTTCCTGCGGCGACGAGCTGCACCTCGTGTTCCACCTCGCGAAGGCGGGGTGGCTGCGTTGGTACGAGACGCTGCCGACGACGCTCATCAAACCCGGCAAGTCGCCGATCGCCCTGCGCATCGCGCTCGACGACGACAGCGGTTTCGACCTCACCGAGGCCGGAACGAAGAAGTCGCTCGCCGTCTACGTCGTCCGCGACCCGCAGGAGGTGCCGGGCATCGAGCGGCTCGGGCCCGACCCGCTCGACTCCGCCTTCGACCGCGACGCCTTCGCCGCGCTGCTGGAGGACCGGCGGATGCAGATCAAGGGGCTGCTGCGCGACCAGGCGGTGATCGCGGGGATCGGCAACGCCTACTCCGACGAGATCCTGCACGCCGCCCGGATGTCGCCGTACGCGATCGCCGGGAAGCTCGACGATGCCGAGATCGACCGCCTGTTCGACGCGATGCGCGAGACGCTGACCGAAGCGGTCGCCGAGGCATCGGGCAAGCCGCCCGCCGACCTCAAAGACGCCAAGCGCCGCGGGATGCAGGTGCATGCGCGTCGCGGCGAGACGTGCCCCGTCTGCGGCGACACCGTCCGCAGCGTGTTCTTCGCCGACCGCTCGCTCGAGTACTGCCCCACCTGCCAGACCGGCGGCAAGGTGCTCGCCGACCGCCGTCTCTCTCGACTGCTGAAGTGA
- a CDS encoding LacI family DNA-binding transcriptional regulator: protein MEDVAREAGVSGQTVSRVVNARGYVGAATRERVEAAMQSLGYRPNSAARALRSGRFRTIGVVMFSFSSYGNQRTLDAIAVRAAQLGYALTLIPVESSAGETVAGAFRRLEEHAVDGIIIVIEAHQLDEADIEIPDALPVVFVDSNRGETLPFVDTDQAQGARLATEHLLELGHDTVWHVTGPARSYSAERRRDAWRETLEKHGRPVPEPLQGDWSAASGYEAGLRLREMDGVTAVFVANDQMAIGVLRAFREAGCEVPGDVSLVGFDGLPDAAQLWPPLTTVQQHPERVGALAVDALLAELDGSGRQQTPLVSTELVVRESTAAPRKR from the coding sequence ATGGAAGACGTCGCCCGCGAGGCCGGCGTCTCCGGACAGACGGTCTCCCGCGTCGTGAACGCCAGGGGATACGTCGGTGCCGCCACCCGCGAGCGCGTCGAAGCCGCGATGCAGAGCCTCGGCTACCGCCCCAACAGCGCAGCCCGCGCGTTGCGGTCAGGGCGATTCCGCACGATCGGCGTCGTGATGTTCTCGTTCAGCTCCTACGGCAACCAGCGCACGCTCGACGCGATCGCGGTGCGCGCCGCCCAGCTCGGCTACGCGCTCACCCTCATCCCCGTGGAGTCGAGTGCCGGCGAGACCGTGGCCGGTGCGTTCCGGCGCCTGGAGGAGCACGCGGTCGACGGGATCATCATCGTGATCGAGGCACACCAGCTCGACGAGGCCGATATCGAGATCCCCGATGCCCTGCCCGTGGTGTTCGTCGACTCCAACCGCGGCGAGACGCTGCCGTTCGTCGACACCGACCAGGCGCAGGGTGCGCGACTGGCGACCGAGCATCTGCTCGAGCTCGGACACGACACGGTGTGGCACGTCACGGGTCCCGCGCGCTCGTACTCCGCGGAACGGCGTCGCGATGCCTGGCGGGAGACCCTCGAGAAGCACGGGCGACCCGTGCCCGAGCCGCTCCAGGGCGATTGGTCCGCCGCGTCGGGGTACGAGGCGGGTCTCCGGCTCCGCGAGATGGACGGCGTCACCGCGGTGTTCGTCGCGAATGACCAGATGGCGATCGGCGTGCTCCGCGCGTTCCGGGAGGCCGGATGCGAGGTGCCGGGCGATGTGAGCCTCGTCGGCTTCGACGGATTGCCCGATGCCGCGCAGCTGTGGCCGCCACTGACCACGGTGCAGCAGCATCCGGAGCGGGTCGGGGCCCTCGCGGTGGACGCGCTGCTCGCCGAGCTCGACGGCAGCGGACGTCAGCAGACGCCGCTCGTGAGCACCGAGCTGGTCGTGCGGGAGAGCACGGCGGCGCCGCGGAAACGCTGA